In Serratia marcescens subsp. marcescens ATCC 13880, a single genomic region encodes these proteins:
- the speF gene encoding ornithine decarboxylase SpeF, translating to MKELKIATSASLVATIETLRQIVRVEQTDYTDVAAVVVSVADVNAGILACLQATGFDIPTFVAVEGDEHLSPDYLPFVSGVFALLAGASKPFYMAQLEAAADAYEQALLPPFFKTLKTYVEMENSTFACPGHQGGEFFRKHPAGRQFFDFYGETLFRSDMCNADVKLGDLLIHEGSAKDAQKHAARVFNADKTYFVLNGTSAANKVVTNALLTRGDLVLFDRNNHKSNHHGALIQAGATPIYLETARNPFGFIGGIDAHCFDERYLREQIREVAPEKAAAARPFRLAIIQLGTYDGTIYNARQVIDTIGHLCDYILFDSAWVGYEGFIPMLKECSPLLLELDEHDPGIFVTQSVHKQQAGFSQTSQIHKKDDHIKGQKRHCNHKHLNNAFMLHASTSPFYPLFAALDVNAKMHAGPAGRRMWMDCVKLGIETRKQLLTRCSQLKPFIPLQVAGKDWQDYDTDLIANDARFFTFVPGETWHGFEGYAQDQYLVDPCKLLLTTPGIDASTGQYTEFGVPATILANFLRENGIVPEKCDLNSILFLLTPAENPAKMEQLVEMLAQFERYVEEDAPLSVVLPTVYRKNEQRYRGYSIRRLCQEMHDLYVSFDVKQLQKEMFRQDHFPPVVMNPQDANVEFIRDNVELVPIGQAEGRIAAEGALPYPPGVLCVVPGEVWGGAVQRYFLALEEGINRLPGFSPELQGVYIEKKDHGWKRIFGYMIKP from the coding sequence ATGAAAGAATTGAAAATCGCGACCAGCGCCAGCCTGGTCGCCACCATTGAGACGCTGCGCCAGATCGTGCGCGTAGAGCAGACGGACTACACCGACGTGGCGGCGGTGGTGGTGTCGGTCGCCGACGTGAACGCCGGCATTCTGGCGTGTTTGCAGGCGACGGGGTTCGACATTCCGACCTTCGTGGCGGTGGAAGGGGACGAGCATCTCTCGCCGGACTATCTGCCGTTTGTCAGTGGGGTTTTCGCGCTGCTGGCCGGCGCCAGCAAGCCGTTCTACATGGCGCAGTTGGAGGCCGCCGCCGACGCCTATGAGCAGGCGCTGCTGCCGCCGTTCTTCAAAACGCTGAAGACCTACGTCGAGATGGAAAACTCGACCTTCGCCTGCCCAGGGCATCAGGGCGGCGAGTTCTTCCGCAAACACCCGGCCGGCCGGCAGTTTTTTGATTTCTACGGCGAGACCCTGTTCCGTTCCGATATGTGCAACGCCGACGTCAAGTTGGGCGATCTGCTGATCCACGAAGGCTCGGCCAAGGATGCGCAAAAGCACGCGGCGCGGGTGTTCAACGCCGATAAAACCTACTTCGTGCTCAACGGCACCTCGGCGGCCAACAAGGTGGTGACCAACGCGCTGCTGACCCGCGGCGATCTGGTACTGTTCGATCGCAACAACCACAAATCCAACCACCACGGGGCGCTGATCCAGGCCGGCGCCACGCCGATCTATCTGGAAACCGCCCGCAACCCGTTCGGCTTTATCGGCGGCATCGATGCGCACTGCTTCGACGAACGCTATCTGCGCGAGCAGATCCGCGAGGTGGCGCCGGAGAAAGCCGCGGCGGCGCGGCCGTTCCGGCTGGCGATCATTCAGCTCGGCACTTACGACGGCACGATTTACAACGCTCGCCAGGTGATCGACACCATCGGCCACCTGTGCGACTACATCCTGTTCGACTCCGCCTGGGTGGGCTACGAAGGCTTTATTCCGATGCTGAAAGAGTGCTCGCCGCTGCTGCTGGAGCTGGACGAGCACGATCCGGGCATCTTCGTCACCCAGTCGGTGCATAAACAGCAGGCGGGGTTCTCGCAGACCTCGCAGATCCACAAGAAAGACGACCACATCAAAGGGCAAAAGCGCCACTGCAACCACAAGCACCTGAACAACGCATTCATGCTGCATGCGTCGACCAGCCCGTTCTATCCGCTGTTCGCCGCGCTGGACGTCAACGCCAAGATGCACGCCGGCCCCGCCGGGCGCCGCATGTGGATGGACTGCGTCAAGCTGGGCATCGAGACGCGCAAACAGCTGCTCACGCGCTGCTCGCAGCTGAAGCCGTTTATTCCGCTGCAGGTGGCGGGCAAAGACTGGCAGGATTACGATACCGATCTGATCGCCAACGACGCGCGCTTCTTCACCTTCGTGCCGGGGGAGACGTGGCACGGCTTTGAAGGCTATGCCCAGGACCAGTATCTGGTGGATCCGTGCAAGCTGCTGCTGACCACGCCGGGCATCGACGCTTCGACCGGCCAATACACCGAGTTCGGCGTGCCGGCCACCATTCTGGCCAACTTCCTGCGCGAGAACGGCATCGTGCCGGAGAAGTGCGATCTCAACTCGATCCTGTTCCTGCTGACCCCGGCGGAGAACCCGGCCAAGATGGAACAACTGGTGGAGATGCTGGCGCAGTTCGAACGTTATGTCGAAGAGGATGCGCCGCTGAGCGTGGTGCTGCCGACGGTGTACCGCAAGAACGAGCAGCGTTACCGCGGCTACAGCATTCGCCGGCTGTGTCAGGAGATGCACGATCTGTACGTCAGCTTTGACGTCAAGCAGCTGCAAAAGGAGATGTTCCGTCAGGATCATTTCCCGCCGGTGGTGATGAACCCGCAGGACGCCAACGTGGAGTTTATCCGCGACAACGTCGAGCTGGTGCCGATCGGCCAGGCGGAAGGGCGCATTGCGGCGGAGGGGGCCCTGCCGTACCCGCCGGGCGTGCTGTGCGTGGTGCCGGGCGAAGTGTGGGGCGGCGCGGTGCAGCGCTACTTCCTGGCGCTGGAGGAGGGCATCAACCGTCTGCCGGGCTTCTCGCCGGAGCTGCAGGGGGTCTACATCGAGAAAAAAGATCACGGCTGGAAGCGCATCTTCGGCTATATGATCAAGCCATGA
- a CDS encoding Hcp family type VI secretion system effector produces the protein MAIDMYMKVEGMTGESQDSNHKGWTDVLSFNWGASQPGNMAVGGGGGSGKVNYQDLRIQALIDKSTPAILKYCSSGKHVAKIELSVCKAGGNQVEYSKIVLEDVLVTQTDFNGVGQNDAILVDYAFQASKVTMSYWEQGSSGTKGAESKSGWDIKQNKES, from the coding sequence ATGGCAATTGATATGTATATGAAAGTTGAAGGAATGACGGGCGAGTCCCAAGACAGCAATCATAAAGGATGGACCGACGTACTTTCGTTTAACTGGGGTGCTTCACAGCCAGGAAATATGGCTGTCGGCGGTGGGGGCGGTTCCGGGAAAGTGAATTACCAAGACCTCCGTATTCAAGCGCTTATCGACAAATCTACGCCCGCCATTCTTAAATATTGTTCCAGTGGAAAACATGTCGCGAAAATCGAGCTTTCCGTCTGCAAAGCGGGCGGCAACCAGGTGGAATATTCCAAAATCGTTCTCGAAGACGTGCTGGTGACGCAAACCGATTTTAACGGTGTCGGTCAAAATGATGCGATCCTGGTTGATTACGCCTTCCAGGCGTCAAAAGTCACCATGAGTTACTGGGAACAAGGCAGCAGCGGCACTAAAGGCGCGGAAAGCAAATCTGGTTGGGATATCAAGCAGAATAAAGAGAGCTAA
- a CDS encoding Hcp family type VI secretion system effector: MAMDMFLKVEGINGESKNANHKQWIDVFSFNWGARQPGNMAVGGGGGAGKVNFRDLTVQALIDKATPALLKYCSAGKHLAKVQLSLCKAGGQEVEYTRITLEDVLVTHTDFIGVEHGSTLGIEYSFQAGKVSMEYWEQAKQGNKGASVQMGWDIKQNKES; encoded by the coding sequence ATGGCAATGGATATGTTTTTAAAAGTTGAAGGCATTAATGGCGAATCGAAAAATGCGAATCACAAGCAATGGATCGATGTCTTTTCCTTTAACTGGGGCGCGCGGCAGCCTGGCAATATGGCCGTTGGCGGCGGCGGCGGTGCGGGTAAAGTGAATTTTCGCGATCTGACCGTACAGGCTCTGATAGATAAAGCGACACCTGCCTTATTGAAATACTGTTCGGCCGGTAAACACCTCGCCAAAGTGCAGTTGTCGCTTTGCAAAGCCGGTGGGCAGGAAGTGGAATATACTCGTATTACCCTGGAAGATGTATTAGTGACTCATACTGACTTCATCGGTGTCGAGCACGGTTCCACGCTAGGCATTGAATACTCTTTTCAGGCCGGTAAAGTATCGATGGAATATTGGGAGCAAGCGAAGCAAGGCAATAAAGGAGCTTCGGTGCAGATGGGCTGGGATATTAAGCAAAATAAAGAAAGCTAA
- a CDS encoding lysine N(6)-hydroxylase/L-ornithine N(5)-oxygenase family protein, whose product MNQRLDIIGIGLGPSNLSLAALGSEIEGFTGQFLERKPHFSWHPGMILADCSMQTNFLKDLVSAVAPTNRYSFLNYLVKNRKFYRFLTTEQRTASREEFADYLTWAAAGMGSLAFNQDVQRVEFDDRQRQFVVTTSNKVFHAKHVSIGIGKKIKLPDCVTTQSDRCFHASEMMLRNPDLTGKRVAIVGGGQSGADLFLNIFKGEWGQPEQLDWISRRNNYNALDEAAFANEYFTPDYVESFYSLDSAAKRHMLAEQKMTSDGITSESLLAIYRAMYHRFDVLREKLWVRLLPSRSLTAVKHTLDNAYQLETRHHLDHGQETFKADVVIFATGYQSATPEFLEPLAHRLLKTADGEYRIAPDFTFEWEGPAENCLFAMNASMHNHGIADPQLSLMAWRSARILNRALDHKPFDLGTTPTAIQWRSESVPPAF is encoded by the coding sequence ATGAATCAGCGTTTGGATATCATCGGTATTGGCCTTGGCCCATCGAATCTTAGCCTGGCAGCCTTAGGAAGTGAAATAGAGGGATTTACGGGACAATTCCTTGAACGCAAGCCTCACTTCTCCTGGCACCCAGGGATGATCCTGGCGGATTGCAGTATGCAGACCAACTTCTTAAAAGATTTAGTGAGTGCGGTTGCCCCAACCAATCGCTACAGCTTTCTCAACTATCTGGTGAAAAACAGAAAATTTTATCGTTTCCTGACGACGGAGCAGCGCACCGCATCGCGCGAAGAGTTCGCCGATTACCTTACCTGGGCCGCCGCCGGGATGGGATCATTGGCATTCAATCAAGACGTTCAGCGGGTCGAATTTGACGATCGGCAGCGCCAGTTCGTGGTGACCACCTCGAATAAGGTCTTCCACGCCAAACACGTCAGCATAGGTATAGGCAAGAAAATAAAGTTGCCGGATTGCGTGACGACGCAAAGCGATCGCTGTTTCCACGCCAGCGAAATGATGCTGCGCAACCCCGATCTGACCGGGAAACGCGTGGCGATCGTCGGCGGCGGCCAGAGCGGCGCAGATCTGTTCCTGAACATTTTTAAAGGGGAATGGGGGCAGCCGGAGCAGCTCGACTGGATATCGCGCCGCAACAACTACAATGCGCTCGATGAGGCTGCTTTTGCCAACGAATACTTCACGCCCGATTACGTCGAGAGCTTTTACTCACTGGACAGCGCGGCCAAGCGGCATATGTTGGCCGAACAGAAGATGACCTCAGATGGCATCACCAGTGAGTCGCTGCTGGCGATTTATCGCGCCATGTACCACCGCTTCGACGTCCTGCGCGAGAAATTATGGGTGCGCCTGCTGCCCAGCCGTTCGCTGACGGCCGTGAAACACACGCTGGACAACGCCTACCAGCTCGAAACGCGTCATCATCTCGATCACGGCCAGGAAACCTTCAAGGCGGACGTGGTGATCTTTGCCACCGGTTATCAATCGGCGACGCCTGAGTTCCTTGAGCCTTTGGCCCACCGGTTGTTGAAGACTGCGGACGGCGAATACCGCATAGCCCCTGACTTTACCTTTGAGTGGGAAGGCCCAGCGGAGAACTGCTTATTTGCGATGAACGCCAGTATGCATAATCACGGCATTGCCGATCCTCAGCTGAGCCTGATGGCCTGGCGATCGGCCCGCATTCTTAATCGGGCGTTAGACCACAAGCCATTTGATCTGGGAACAACGCCGACAGCCATTCAATGGCGCAGTGAAAGCGTGCCGCCCGCGTTTTAA
- a CDS encoding ATP-grasp fold amidoligase family protein, which translates to MKRQFKKFILNQLAVLAPEFKARLIYKRAFGKPLNLQSPSTWNEKINHLKLNDYSNNALVTQCADKYAVREYIKEKGCEEILNELYFSCDSVQEIPWETLPDKFVIKGNHGSGYNLICQNKQSLNIKSASHLIDGWMKDDYWKTYVELNYKGIQKKIIGEKYIESANGHGPEDYKIYCFRGVPYCTLLCVGRDTGTPKYYFFDKEFKFLCYSEDCLALSQEEINAFVKPEGYDELFEYATRLSAPFEFVRVDFYISQGQIIFGELTFTPSAGLDTDILPPTDILLGKMLTLQQH; encoded by the coding sequence ATGAAGAGACAATTCAAGAAGTTTATTCTGAATCAGCTGGCCGTATTAGCCCCCGAATTCAAGGCCAGATTGATATACAAAAGGGCATTTGGCAAACCGCTGAATTTACAGTCCCCCTCAACCTGGAATGAAAAAATAAATCATCTTAAGTTGAATGACTACAGTAATAACGCATTAGTGACTCAATGTGCAGATAAATATGCGGTGAGAGAGTACATCAAAGAAAAGGGATGTGAAGAGATTCTTAATGAGTTGTATTTTTCCTGTGATTCAGTGCAGGAAATACCGTGGGAAACGCTGCCTGATAAATTTGTCATCAAGGGAAACCACGGTTCAGGGTATAATTTAATTTGCCAAAATAAGCAATCATTGAACATTAAAAGCGCCTCTCATCTGATTGATGGGTGGATGAAAGACGATTACTGGAAAACCTATGTAGAACTCAACTACAAAGGGATACAAAAAAAGATCATTGGGGAAAAATATATCGAATCGGCCAATGGTCACGGGCCTGAAGACTATAAAATCTATTGTTTCCGCGGTGTGCCTTACTGCACCTTACTGTGCGTCGGCAGGGATACCGGGACGCCAAAATATTACTTCTTCGACAAAGAGTTCAAGTTCCTTTGCTATAGCGAGGACTGCCTGGCATTGAGCCAGGAGGAGATAAACGCTTTCGTGAAACCTGAGGGATACGATGAACTGTTTGAGTACGCCACTCGCTTGTCGGCGCCCTTTGAGTTTGTTCGCGTTGATTTCTACATCTCGCAAGGCCAAATCATTTTTGGCGAGCTGACTTTTACCCCCTCCGCCGGGTTGGATACGGATATTTTGCCGCCGACCGATATTTTGCTTGGCAAGATGCTGACGCTGCAACAGCACTGA
- a CDS encoding alpha/beta hydrolase produces the protein MFLSNRHFISALLALAIGLWLPGSVLARPDLERKIGATVADSDSADYRFSDLRFTSADGRRHYRVRIAQPHRAPEPDGYPTMYFLDGNAVLMELNAALLAKLAAAKRPPVLVMIGYDNDLRIDAAGRAYDYTLPLPAGMKTPPRSGGGADAFLQLIETRIKPAIAARLAVDPQRQTLWGHSYGGLFVLHTLFTHPAAFQRYIAVEPSLWWGNGMILQEAQQMTERRAAPAVRLQLWIGLAERDRAAPPGVKSPALPADATHLLAEQLAQLDGFTVGYREWPTLGHGAMLGATIEPALDSVIAED, from the coding sequence ATGTTTTTGTCCAACCGGCATTTTATCTCTGCGCTTCTGGCGCTCGCCATCGGCCTTTGGCTGCCGGGCTCCGTGCTGGCCAGGCCCGATTTGGAACGCAAGATCGGCGCTACCGTAGCCGATAGCGATTCTGCGGATTACCGTTTCAGCGACCTGCGCTTCACCTCCGCCGATGGCCGACGGCATTATCGCGTTCGCATCGCCCAACCGCATCGGGCGCCTGAGCCGGACGGCTATCCAACGATGTATTTCCTTGACGGCAACGCGGTGCTGATGGAGTTAAACGCCGCCTTACTGGCCAAATTGGCAGCGGCGAAGCGGCCGCCGGTGCTGGTCATGATCGGCTATGACAACGATCTGCGCATCGATGCCGCCGGCCGCGCCTACGACTATACGCTCCCTCTGCCGGCAGGCATGAAGACACCGCCGCGGTCCGGCGGGGGCGCGGATGCGTTCCTGCAATTGATTGAAACTCGGATCAAACCGGCGATCGCCGCCAGACTGGCGGTCGATCCGCAGCGGCAGACGCTGTGGGGGCACTCTTACGGCGGGCTCTTCGTTCTGCACACGTTGTTTACCCATCCCGCCGCCTTTCAGCGCTATATCGCCGTGGAACCCTCGCTGTGGTGGGGCAATGGCATGATCCTGCAAGAAGCGCAGCAGATGACGGAACGGCGCGCGGCGCCGGCGGTAAGGCTGCAACTGTGGATTGGCCTGGCGGAACGCGATCGCGCGGCCCCGCCCGGCGTGAAGAGCCCCGCTCTGCCGGCGGACGCAACGCATTTGCTGGCCGAACAGCTGGCGCAGCTCGACGGTTTCACCGTCGGCTATCGGGAATGGCCCACCTTAGGGCACGGCGCCATGCTGGGCGCGACCATCGAGCCGGCGCTGGACAGCGTCATCGCAGAAGACTGA